The window AAGTCCGGGTTTGAGGCGAAGAAGTTTTCTTTGAAGGTGAAGGGGCGCGGCGCGGCCATCGCCGCGTGGCGCCGACGGCGCCCAGCCCTATTCCCACTCAAAGAAATCTCTTTGGTTCTCTTCGGACTCGGCCTCGTGGCTTGTTCGTCCACACCGAAGGCGAAGTCTTTCGTCCCTCCGCCTACACCGACCCCCGGCGCCGTCGAGCGCGGCCTCGCGTCGTGGTACGGGAAGGAGTTCGACGGCCTGCCGACCGCATCCGGCGAGACGTTCCGCCCCGAAAAAGTCTCCGCCGCTCACCGCACGCTGCCGCTCGGCACGGTCGTCGACGTCACGAACGAGAAGAACGGCAAGTCCGTCCGCGTGAAGGTCAACGACCGCGGCCCGTTCGTGGCGGGGCGCATCGTGGACCTTTCGAAGGCCGCCGCCGCCGAGATCGGCTCCGTCGGGGACGGCGTCGTGCCCGTGACGTTGCGCGTCGTGGCGCTGGGCGACAACTCCCGGATCCGCGCGAAGAGCGACGAGCCGCCCGCCCCGACACCCGCGAACACCGCGGTGAAGGGCGAGCCCGCGGCGCCGTCCACGCGTCCCGCGGCCGCGGGCTGGGCCGTGCAGGCGGGTGCGTTCGGGTCGCAGGAGAATGCCGTGAAGCTGCGCGAGCGGCTCGCCGCGCGCTACCCGTCGCCATGGATCGAGGACGCGAGCGGCCTCAAGCGCGTGAAGTTCGGCCCCTATGCCTCGCGCGCCGAGGCCGAGGCCGCGCGCGATTCCCTGGGTGAGATCGGGCTCGCCGGCATCCTCGTCGAGGCGCGCTGAACGTGTCGCGGACGCGCTGGCTCGCGGCCGTCTGGATCGCGGCCGCGCTGTTCCCGCTCGCCTTCTTCCACCGGACCGCCGTCGCGCCCGCGACGCGGCTCGTCGCGGCCCTCCCCTCGGCGAATCCGCTCGACGATCCCGCCACGAACGCGACCGCGATCGGACGCGCGTGGGCCCGCTGGGAACGCGGCGACGTCCGCATCGCCGACGACCGCGTCTTCGCCCCGATTCCGGACGCGCTGGCGAGCGGAGAGTGGCTCCCGTTGGCTTCGATCGTCGGCGCCCCGTTTCACCTGTTCACGGGTTCGGTTCCGGCCGGCGTGAACGCGGCGTACTTTCTCGCCGTCTTCATCTTCCCGGTTCTCCTCTACGCGTTCTACGCCCGGCTCGCGGGGCCAGGCCTCGTTTCCGCCGTGGCGGCGTTCGCGGTCGCCTACGGGCCCGGACGCATGAACACCCTCGGAGTCCTCGCCGGCCTGTCCACGGGCTTCGCCCTGCTCGCGGCGATGGCGGCCTGCGACTTTCTCCGCCGCGGCCGCGGGAGGGACCTCGCGCTCTTCGGCGCGGCGCTCATCGTCCAGGGCCTCTTCAGCCTCTACGGGATCGCGCTGGGTCTCCTGTTCGCCGTCCCTGCCGTTCTCATCGTCGTCGGAAAGGAAGCCTTCCGGGCGCGCCGCGTCGCCGCTCTCGCGGGGACGGGCCTCGTCGCGTTCCTGATTCTGGCCGTCCCCTACGGCCCGTACTTCCGAATCGGAGAGTCCCTCGGCGTCGTGCCGGGCGTCCGGACGTTCGAGGCTCATTCGGCGGACCTCCTCTCGCTCCTGCACGGCGGGATCTTCGGCGGGCCGGTGCGGGACGCTCTGGAACGCCTCGTGCCGGGCTTCCCGCTCGGCGCCGCGGCGTTCTTCCCGACGCTCGCGTTCACGTTCGCGATCGGCCTGTGGGCCGCGCGGGGGCGGGGCGTCCGGTCCCCGATCCCGTGGCTCTGCCTTGCCGCCGTCCTCTTCGTCTGCTCCCTCGGGCCGACGATCCACGTCGCGGGCAGGCCGGTGGGGCCGGGGCCCTATCGCCTGCTCACGGGGCTTCCGATTCTCTCGTCGCTCCGCGGAATCCACCGGTTCGACCAGTGGTTCGACGTCGCGCTCGGGGCCGCGGCCGTCCTTTCGCTCGCCGCCGTGGCCGGACACGCGAGGGCCGCAGCCTTCCGGGCGGCCTTCACGGGGCTGGCCCTTCTGGACCTCTGGCCCGCCGACATCCCGGCCACCGCCTTCCCTGCCCCGTCCGCGTACGTCGACCGGCTGGCCGCGCTCCCGCGCGACGCGTCGGTCGCCGTGTATCCGTGGAACCGTTCCACGTCCACGCAGGCGTGGGTCGACCAGCTCCGGCACGGGCGCCGGGTCGTCAATGGTTGGTTCACGTACGCGCCGGCGACGCACACGTGGGCGGAGCGGTCGCTCGCGGCCCTGCCGGTCCCGGGCGGCATTGCGCTCCTGCGCGAGATGGGCGCTTCGGTCGTCGCGATCGACCGCCGCGCGCTCCCGGGTCCCGCGCTCGCCGACGTCGACGCCCTCGCCGCGGGAGCCGGCGGGATCGAGGCGCGGGAGGACGTCGCGGGCTTCACGCTTCTCCGGCTCGACCGCCGCGAGCCGTGCTTCGTTCAGCCGGGCGCGTTCCCGCTCGTCTTCCGGGGCCGGACGGCCGGAGCCGCCTGCCGCCCCGACGGCCTCGTCTTCCGGACCGGCCCCGAGGAGCGCGACGTTCTCCTGCGCCCGCCGGACGGTCCCGCCGTGAGCGCGTCGCTCCGGGCGCCCGTCGCGAGCCCTCCGCCGCTGAGCTTCACGCTCTCGGCAGAAGCGCCGCCGGGCACGACGGTCGAGGACGCGCGGTCCGGCCGGATCCTCGGGCGGGTGGCGCGCTGATCAGCGGCCGCGCACCGGGCGGTGGAACGCGCCGGTCACGAGGCGGTCGAGAAGGCTTCCGAGCGGCAGGCCCGAGGCCTCCCACATCTTCGGGAACATCGAGATCGGCGTGAACCCGGGCAGCGAGTTGAGCTCGCTGACCAGAATCCGCTGCGTCCCGCGCTCGACGAAGAAGTCCACGCGCGCGAAGCCCTCGCCCCCGAGGACGTCGAATGCCCGAGCCGCGAGCCGCCGGACCTCCTCGCGGGTGCTCGCCGGCAGGTCCGCGGGGACGACGCTGCGCGAGCCGGAGTCGATGTACTTGTCCTCGTAGTCGTAGAACTCGTGCCCAGGCACGATCTCGCCGGGCAGCGACGCCTCCGTCGGCCCGCCCTTTTCGCCCTCGAGGACCGAGCACTCGATTTCCCGCGCGTCGACGCCCTGCTCCACGAGAACGCGAGCGTCCACGAGGAATGCGGCCTCGACGGCCTTCGCGATCTGCGACTCGTCCTTCACCTTCGAGACGCCGACGGAAGAGCCCGCGCAGGACGGCTTCACGAAGACCGGAAAGCCGAGCCCGTCGATGCGCGTCGTGAGCGCCGCCCGCGACGCGGGCGAAGCCCACTCGGCGCGCGAGAAGCCCACGTACTTCACCTGCGGGAGCCCCGCGGCGCCGAACGCGGCCTTCATGAAGATCTTGTCCATCCCCACGGCCGACGCCGCGACGCCGCAGCCGACGTAGGGAACCCCGAGCGCTTCGAAGAGGCCCTGGACGACGCCGTCCTCCCCGAACGTGCCGTGGACGATCGGAAAGAGGACGTCGGCGCCGGCGGCGTGCCACGCCGAGAAGAACGAATCCACGATCTCCGCGGTCCGCGCCGGCCGGCTGCCGGGCTTCACGCCGTCGAGCAGCAGGTCCTTGGGCGGCCGCGCGAGCTGGCGCGCCAGCTCGGCCTTCGACGCCTGCGGCCCGTTCCAGAGCCCGTCCTTCCCGACGAAGACCGGGATCGCTTCGTATTTCTCGAACGGGAGGTTCTCGAGCAGGCACTTCGCCGAGAGGAACGAGACGCCGTGCTCGCGCGAGGGCCCGCCGAAGACGACGCCGACGCGCGTCTTCGCCTTCACCGGCGGGGCACTCACGGCCTCACCCGACCGTCACGAGGCGGGCCGACTCGACGCCCTCCAGCCCCGCGAGGCAGCCCACGAGATCGGGCGAGATGCCACCCGCCGGCGGGTCCACGCGCACGACCGCGGCCGCGCGGCCGCCGCTCCCGCGCGCGAGCGCGAAGTCGACGATGTTCACGCCCTTCTGGCCGAGGCACGTGCCGATGCGCCCGATGACGCCCGGAACGTCGCGGTTCGAGAGGACGAGCATCGTCCCCTGCGGCTTGAACTCGAGCGAGAGGCCGTCCAGCGAGACGATGCGCCCGTGCGAATCGCCGAACAGCGTCGCCGAGACGCTGCGCGACCCCTTGGGCGTGTCGACGGCGACCGTAAGCAGGTTCGCGTAGCCCGAGGCCTCCTCGCGGACGGAATCCACGAGCGCGATGCCGTGCGCCTTGGCGATCGCGGCGGCGTTCACGAGGTTGACCTCCTCGACTCCCGAGAGGACGCCTTTCACCGCGGCAACGACTGCGGCTTTGCGCGCACCCTCCGGCACGCCCGCGAGCGTGACGCTGATGCGCGTCGCCGGCGCCCCGGCGGCCTGGCCGAGGAACGAGCCCGCGAGCTCCGCGAGCCGCATCCACGGCAGCGCCGCGTGCGGGTCGCCGCCCGCCGGGAACGGGAGGTTCACCGCGGCGACGAACGGGGACCCCTTCAGGGCCTCCGAGAGCATCTCGACGGTTTCCACGGCGACGCGGTCCTGGGCCTCCACCGTCGAGGCGCCGAGGTGCGGCGTGCAGAGCACCTTCGGGTGCTTCATCAGTGCGAAGTCCTTCGGCGGCTCCACGGAGAAGACGTCCAGCGCCGCTCCGCCGAGCTTCCCGGAGTCCAGCGCCTCGACGAGCGCGGCCTCGTCCACGAGGGCCCCGCGCGCGCAGTTCACGAGGAGGGCGCCCTTCTTCATTCTTTCGAACTGCATCGGACCGAGCAGGTGTTTCGTCTCGGCGCCGCCCGGCGCGTGGAGCGAGACGACGTCCGACTGCGCGAGCAGCTCGTCCAGCGAGACCGGCTTGACGCCCAGCTCGGCCGCGCGCTCCGGCGTCACGAAGGGGTCGAAGGCCAGGAGCGTCAGGTTCCAAGGCCTGAGGCGCGCCGCCACCCGCGAGCCGACTTGTCCGAGGCCGACGAGGCCGACCGTTTTGCCCTGCAGCTCCGTCCCGACGAACTTCGTGCGCTTCCATTCCCCGGCCTTGAGCGAAGCCTGTGCCTCGGGGATCCTCCGCAGGAGCGAGAGGAGGAGGGCGATCGCGTGCTCCGCCGCGGAGACGACGTTTCCGGACGGAGCGTTCACGACGAGGACGCCGCGCTCGGTCGCGGCCTTGACGTCCACGTTGTCGAGGCCGACACCCGCGCGCCCGACGACGCGCAGCTTCTTCCCCGCCGCCAGGAGCTCCTTGTCGACCTGCGTGGCCGACCGCACGACGAGGGCGTCGTAGTCGCCGATCGCCGCGAGCAGGGCTTCGCGCGAGAGGTCGGTCTTCACGTCGGCGGCGAGCCCCGCCGCCTTCAGGACGGCGAG is drawn from Acidobacteriota bacterium and contains these coding sequences:
- a CDS encoding D-alanine--D-alanine ligase, whose protein sequence is MKAKTRVGVVFGGPSREHGVSFLSAKCLLENLPFEKYEAIPVFVGKDGLWNGPQASKAELARQLARPPKDLLLDGVKPGSRPARTAEIVDSFFSAWHAAGADVLFPIVHGTFGEDGVVQGLFEALGVPYVGCGVAASAVGMDKIFMKAAFGAAGLPQVKYVGFSRAEWASPASRAALTTRIDGLGFPVFVKPSCAGSSVGVSKVKDESQIAKAVEAAFLVDARVLVEQGVDAREIECSVLEGEKGGPTEASLPGEIVPGHEFYDYEDKYIDSGSRSVVPADLPASTREEVRRLAARAFDVLGGEGFARVDFFVERGTQRILVSELNSLPGFTPISMFPKMWEASGLPLGSLLDRLVTGAFHRPVRGR
- a CDS encoding septal ring lytic transglycosylase RlpA family protein, encoding MVLFGLGLVACSSTPKAKSFVPPPTPTPGAVERGLASWYGKEFDGLPTASGETFRPEKVSAAHRTLPLGTVVDVTNEKNGKSVRVKVNDRGPFVAGRIVDLSKAAAAEIGSVGDGVVPVTLRVVALGDNSRIRAKSDEPPAPTPANTAVKGEPAAPSTRPAAAGWAVQAGAFGSQENAVKLRERLAARYPSPWIEDASGLKRVKFGPYASRAEAEAARDSLGEIGLAGILVEAR
- a CDS encoding phosphoglycerate dehydrogenase, translating into MTARVLVAEPLSETGLAVLKAAGLAADVKTDLSREALLAAIGDYDALVVRSATQVDKELLAAGKKLRVVGRAGVGLDNVDVKAATERGVLVVNAPSGNVVSAAEHAIALLLSLLRRIPEAQASLKAGEWKRTKFVGTELQGKTVGLVGLGQVGSRVAARLRPWNLTLLAFDPFVTPERAAELGVKPVSLDELLAQSDVVSLHAPGGAETKHLLGPMQFERMKKGALLVNCARGALVDEAALVEALDSGKLGGAALDVFSVEPPKDFALMKHPKVLCTPHLGASTVEAQDRVAVETVEMLSEALKGSPFVAAVNLPFPAGGDPHAALPWMRLAELAGSFLGQAAGAPATRISVTLAGVPEGARKAAVVAAVKGVLSGVEEVNLVNAAAIAKAHGIALVDSVREEASGYANLLTVAVDTPKGSRSVSATLFGDSHGRIVSLDGLSLEFKPQGTMLVLSNRDVPGVIGRIGTCLGQKGVNIVDFALARGSGGRAAAVVRVDPPAGGISPDLVGCLAGLEGVESARLVTVG